One window of the Nothobranchius furzeri strain GRZ-AD chromosome 3, NfurGRZ-RIMD1, whole genome shotgun sequence genome contains the following:
- the LOC107384932 gene encoding inositol hexakisphosphate kinase 2, with protein sequence MSPAVEAQAQEAMDAEQKQKQLQQRQCYMEKGVMLEPFVHQVGGHSCVLRFGEQTICKPLIPREHQFYKSLPAAMRKFTPQYRGVVSVSFEEDDQGNLCLIAYPLHGDPAPDLEDHSADCDSKSKMIKWGQMVTSSLHMDSEHYSKDGRSRHIRKDKENSGHKLQDDMELERRQKAEVLHYRLEHSHSKTSPQLKHNPWSLKCHQQHLQRMKENAKHRNQYKFILLENLTWRHSVPCVLDLKMGTRQHGDDASEEKKAMQIRKCQQSTSALIGVRLCGMQVYHSDTTQLMFMNKYHGRKLTLLGFKEALFQFFHSGRRLRHELLSPVLSRLREMQAALEACESYRFYSSSLLIIYDGASHRKHTRRRTQDGLSEDEEEEDDEEEVETEPNMDEEEDEEEEVAGALGFPHSPSTSSDSCNSSGSSGMGQSRSDPCSSAVDVRMIDFAHTTCRHYREDSVVHEGQDSGYIFGLQNLITIISELENQSAD encoded by the exons ATGAGTCCGGCTGTGGAGGCTCAGGCCCAGGAGGCCATGGATGCAGAGCAGAAGCAGAAGCAGCTGCAGCAGCGGCAGTGCTACATGGAGAAAGGGGTGATGCTTGAGCCCTTTGTGCACCAGGTGGGGGGGCATTCCTGCGTTCTGCGCTTTGGAGAGCAGACAATCTGCAAGCCCCTCATCCCCCGTGAGCACCAGTTCTATAAAAGTCTTCCTGCTGCAATGAGGAAATTTACCCCCCAGTACAGAG GTGTGGTGTCCGTAAGCTTCGAGGAAGATGACCAAGGGAATCTTTGCCTCATCGCCTACCCCCTTCACGGTGACCCAGCACCAGATCTAGAAGACCACTCAGCAGACTGTGATTCCAAGAGTAAGATGATCAAATGGGGACAGATGGTGACATCATCGTTGCACATGGACAGTGAACATTACAGCAAAGACGGCAGAAGTCGCCACATCCGTAAAGATAAGGAAAATAG TGGCCACAAGCTGCAGGACGACATGGAGCTAGAGCGGCGGCAGAAGGCTGAAGTGCTGCACTACAGACTGGAGCACAGTCACAGTAAAACCAGCCCACAGCTCAAACACAACCCCTGGAGCCTCAAGTGTCACCAGCAGCACCTGCAGCGCATGAAGGAGAATGCTAAGCACCGCAACCAATACA AATTCATCTTATTAGAGAACCTGACCTGGAGGCACTCGGTGCCGTGTGTGCTGGACCTGAAGATGGGCACACGGCAGCACGGCGACGACGCTTCAGAGGAGAAGAAGGCCATGCAGATACGCAAGTGCCAGCAGAGTACGTCAGCATTAATAGGGGTCCGCCTCTGTGGCATGCAG GTGTACCACTCTGACACCACTCAACTCATGTTCATGAACAAGTACCATGGCCGCAAGCTGACCCTGCTCGGTTTCAAAGAGGCCTTGTTCCAGTTCTTCCACAGCGGGCGGCGCCTGCGACACGAGCTGCTGTCTCCGGTGCTGAGCAGACTCCGAGAGATGCAAGCTGCCCTGGAAGCCTGCGAGTCGTACCGCTTTTATTCCAGCTCCCTGCTCATCATCTACGATGGAGCAtcacacagaaaacacacacgCCGACGCACCCAAGACGGGCTCTCtgaagatgaagaggaggaggacgatGAGGAGGAGGTGGAAACCGAACCTAAcatggatgaggaggaggatgaagaggaggaagtgGCAGGTGCACTTGGCTTTCCTCATAGCCCCTCCACATCCAGCGATAGCTGCAACAGCAGTGGGAGCTCGGGTATGGGCCAGTCGCGATCGGACCCCTGCAGTTCTGCGGTGGACGTCAGAATGATTGACTTTGCTCACACCACCTGCAGACATTACAGAGAGGACAGTGTGGTCCACGAGGGCCAGGACAGCGGATACATCTTTGGTCTCCAGAACCTGATCACCATCATCTCTGAGCTGGAGAACCAGAGCGCAGACTGA